A region of Flavobacterium album DNA encodes the following proteins:
- the uvrA gene encoding excinuclease ABC subunit UvrA codes for MPDTTEFTEYIEVLGARAHNLKNIDVIIPREKLVVITGLSGSGKSSLAFDTIYAEGQRRYIETFSAYARQFLGGLERPDVDKIDGLSPVIAIEQKTTGKSPRSTVGTITEIYDFLRLLYARGADAYSYNTGEKMVSYTDDQIRELIVEKFDGKRITILAPIIRSRKGHYRELFEQISKQGFLKVRVDGEIKDIESGMKLDRYKTHDIETVIDRMAVDTSAETDTRLANSIKTAMYHGEDVMMVIEQESGEARYYSRNLMCPSSGISYPNPEPNNFSFNSPKGACDYCNGLGVINEINIKKIIPDPKVSIKKGGIVPIGEYKSSWIFKQIEIIGEKFDFKITDPIEKISAEAMEMILNGGKEKFTVSSKTLGVNREYKIDFEGISSFIRNQHDESGSASIKRWAKEFMDEVECPVCHGSRLKKESLYFKVNGQNIAELSAMDISDLAEWFENLNENLSEKQKTIASEIVKEIKARLSFLVDVGLNYLSLNRSSRTLSGGEAQRIRLATQIGSQLVGVLYILDEPSIGLHQRDNEKLIKSLEQLRDIGNSVIVVEHDKDMIERADYVIDIGPAAGRFGGQIVSKGTPAELLQEHTLTAAYLNGEKEIAVPKKRREGNGKTLKLTGATGNNLKNVSIELPLGKLICVTGVSGSGKSTLINETLYPILNAHFFNGVKKPAPYKKIEGLEHIDKVIDIDQSPIGRTPRSNPATYTDVFSEIRSLFTQTPEAMIRGYKPGRFSFNVSGGRCETCEGSGLRVIEMNFLPDVYVECETCQGKRFNRETLEIRYKGKSISDVLDMTVDDAVPFFENIPKIYRKIKTIQDVGLGYITLGQQSTTLSGGEAQRIKLATELSKKDTGNTFYIMDEPTTGLHFEDIRVLMDVINKLVDKGNTVLIIEHNMDVIKLADYIIDIGYEGGKGGGQLVAKGTPEEVTKNKKSYTAHFLKKELS; via the coding sequence ATGCCAGATACTACAGAATTTACAGAATATATAGAAGTACTGGGTGCCCGCGCCCACAACCTTAAAAACATAGATGTCATAATTCCCCGCGAAAAGCTAGTGGTCATTACCGGGCTTTCGGGTTCGGGAAAGTCATCACTTGCCTTCGATACCATTTACGCCGAAGGGCAGCGCCGCTATATCGAGACATTCTCGGCCTATGCGCGCCAGTTCCTCGGAGGCCTGGAACGACCGGATGTCGATAAGATAGACGGACTCTCCCCCGTGATCGCTATTGAGCAGAAAACTACTGGCAAAAGTCCGCGTTCGACTGTAGGTACCATTACCGAGATATACGACTTCCTGCGCCTCCTGTATGCCCGTGGTGCCGATGCCTACAGCTACAATACCGGCGAAAAGATGGTGAGCTATACCGACGACCAGATCAGGGAGCTTATCGTGGAGAAATTCGATGGGAAGCGCATTACCATCTTGGCACCGATAATACGTTCACGTAAAGGGCACTACCGTGAGCTTTTCGAACAGATATCCAAGCAGGGCTTCCTGAAGGTGCGCGTGGATGGCGAGATAAAAGACATAGAGAGCGGCATGAAGCTGGATCGCTACAAGACGCACGATATCGAGACGGTTATTGACCGTATGGCAGTAGACACATCTGCTGAGACTGACACCCGTCTTGCCAATAGCATTAAGACCGCTATGTACCATGGCGAGGACGTGATGATGGTCATAGAGCAGGAAAGCGGCGAGGCACGTTATTACAGCCGTAACCTCATGTGCCCGTCATCGGGTATATCCTACCCTAACCCGGAGCCTAACAATTTTTCGTTCAACTCACCTAAGGGTGCGTGCGACTATTGCAACGGGCTGGGCGTGATCAACGAGATCAACATCAAAAAAATAATACCGGATCCTAAGGTCTCCATAAAAAAGGGTGGTATTGTGCCCATAGGCGAATATAAAAGTTCATGGATATTTAAGCAGATAGAGATCATTGGCGAAAAATTCGATTTTAAGATAACCGACCCCATTGAGAAAATTTCGGCGGAAGCCATGGAGATGATACTCAACGGCGGAAAGGAGAAATTCACTGTTTCCTCCAAAACGCTGGGGGTGAACCGTGAATACAAGATCGACTTTGAAGGCATCTCAAGCTTCATCAGGAACCAGCATGATGAGAGTGGATCGGCTTCCATCAAGCGGTGGGCAAAAGAGTTCATGGATGAGGTAGAATGTCCTGTTTGCCATGGTTCAAGGCTGAAAAAGGAATCACTGTACTTCAAGGTAAACGGCCAAAACATTGCCGAACTATCGGCTATGGATATTTCCGACCTCGCTGAATGGTTCGAAAACCTGAATGAGAACCTTTCTGAAAAACAGAAAACCATTGCCTCTGAGATCGTAAAGGAAATAAAGGCGCGCCTCAGCTTTTTGGTAGACGTAGGGCTTAATTACCTTTCGCTCAACCGCAGCTCGCGCACGCTTTCGGGCGGCGAGGCACAACGCATCAGGCTGGCTACACAGATAGGCTCGCAATTAGTCGGTGTACTTTACATCCTTGATGAGCCAAGCATCGGCCTCCACCAGAGGGATAATGAAAAACTTATCAAATCATTAGAGCAATTAAGGGACATTGGCAACTCAGTCATTGTGGTAGAGCACGACAAAGACATGATAGAGCGTGCCGACTATGTAATTGATATCGGCCCGGCGGCAGGGCGTTTCGGCGGGCAGATCGTCAGTAAGGGCACCCCGGCAGAATTGCTGCAGGAACATACGCTTACCGCGGCTTACCTTAATGGCGAAAAAGAAATTGCTGTACCGAAAAAACGCCGCGAAGGAAATGGCAAAACCCTGAAGCTAACAGGCGCTACCGGCAACAACCTGAAAAACGTTTCGATAGAGCTGCCCTTAGGAAAGCTGATATGCGTTACAGGGGTTTCAGGCAGCGGAAAGTCGACACTGATAAATGAAACGCTGTACCCGATACTGAACGCCCATTTCTTCAACGGCGTGAAAAAACCGGCTCCATATAAAAAAATTGAAGGACTGGAGCATATTGATAAAGTTATTGATATCGACCAGTCGCCTATCGGCCGTACGCCAAGGTCGAATCCGGCTACCTATACCGATGTGTTTAGCGAGATACGTTCGCTGTTCACGCAAACACCCGAAGCTATGATACGCGGTTACAAACCGGGAAGGTTTAGTTTTAACGTGAGCGGTGGGCGCTGCGAGACCTGCGAAGGTTCCGGGCTGCGTGTCATTGAGATGAACTTCCTGCCGGATGTTTACGTGGAATGCGAAACCTGCCAGGGTAAGCGATTTAACCGTGAGACGCTGGAAATACGTTATAAAGGGAAATCTATTTCGGATGTGCTGGACATGACGGTAGATGATGCCGTCCCGTTTTTTGAAAATATTCCAAAGATATATCGAAAGATCAAGACGATACAGGATGTAGGCCTTGGTTATATTACCCTCGGGCAGCAAAGCACCACACTTTCGGGTGGCGAGGCGCAGCGTATAAAGCTGGCAACGGAACTGTCTAAAAAGGATACAGGCAACACCTTCTATATTATGGACGAGCCTACCACCGGGCTGCATTTTGAGGACATCCGTGTGTTAATGGATGTTATCAACAAATTGGTAGATAAAGGAAATACGGTACTTATCATCGAACACAATATGGACGTGATAAAACTTGCCGACTACATCATAGACATTGGTTATGAGGGTGGTAAAGGCGGAGGGCAGCTTGTCGCCAAAGGAACGCCCGAAGAAGTGACAAAAAACAAAAAAAGCTATACAGCGCATTTTCTGAAAAAAGAACTATCTTAG
- the recG gene encoding ATP-dependent DNA helicase RecG has product MQNLLETPIEFLKGVGPARGDLLRKELDIHKYGDLLHLFPNRYIDRTRYYRINELQNSGAEVQVVGKVINIKTVGEKKTRLVATFTDGTGEMELVWFQGQKWIRENLKLNTPYVIFGKASSFNGVFNMAHPEMEPLAEHEQSLRSAMQPFYPSTEKLAQKGITNKVVSNIMQQLFRETQAKFSDPLPPALIEELKLIPKNAALFNIHFPKSQEILARAQFRLKFEELFFIQLQLITKNLIRKHKIKGHPFTQVGAYFNDFYNNHLPFGLTNAQKRVIKEIRNDMGQPAQMNRLLQGDVGSGKTIVAMMSMLLALDNGFQACLMAPTEILANQHFIGLNELAKPLGINIKILTGSTKTSERKIIHEQLESGELHIIIGTHALLEDKVQFKNLGLAVIDEQHRFGVEQRSKLWRKNDIPPHVLVMTATPIPRTLAMSLYGDLDISVIDELPPGRKPIQTVHRFDSNRLKVWKFLKDEIAKGRQIYIVYPLIQESEKMDYKDLMDGYESISRDFPLPQYSVSIVHGKMKPAEKDSEMARFAAGKTNIMVATTVIEVGVNVPNASVMVIESAERFGLSQLHQLRGRVGRGAEQSYCILMTGHKLGNDTKTRLETMTRTNDGFEIAEVDLKLRGPGDIMGTQQSGVLNLQIADLVKDRDILMLAREHALKLLKDDASMTKPEHAALRHAFIEMGKKKNIWNYIS; this is encoded by the coding sequence ATGCAAAACCTGCTCGAAACTCCCATAGAATTCCTTAAAGGCGTAGGCCCGGCACGTGGCGATTTGTTGCGTAAGGAGCTGGACATCCATAAATACGGCGACCTGCTGCACCTGTTTCCCAACCGTTATATCGACCGTACACGCTATTACCGCATCAATGAGCTGCAAAATAGCGGCGCGGAAGTACAGGTTGTGGGCAAAGTAATCAATATAAAGACCGTAGGCGAAAAGAAAACCCGCCTCGTAGCCACCTTTACCGATGGCACGGGCGAAATGGAACTGGTGTGGTTCCAGGGTCAGAAATGGATACGCGAGAACCTGAAGCTTAATACACCATATGTGATATTCGGGAAGGCAAGCTCGTTCAACGGCGTTTTCAATATGGCCCACCCGGAGATGGAACCGCTGGCAGAGCATGAGCAAAGCCTGCGTTCGGCCATGCAGCCCTTTTACCCTTCTACCGAAAAGCTAGCGCAGAAAGGCATTACCAACAAAGTAGTAAGCAACATCATGCAGCAGCTGTTCCGGGAAACACAGGCAAAATTTTCCGACCCGCTCCCTCCTGCCCTTATAGAAGAATTAAAGCTGATACCCAAAAATGCCGCGCTGTTCAATATCCATTTCCCAAAAAGCCAGGAGATATTGGCCCGTGCACAGTTCCGCCTGAAATTTGAGGAACTGTTTTTTATTCAATTGCAGCTGATCACCAAGAACCTTATACGGAAGCACAAGATAAAAGGCCATCCGTTCACGCAGGTGGGCGCTTATTTCAACGATTTTTACAATAACCATTTGCCGTTCGGGCTTACCAATGCGCAGAAGCGTGTTATCAAAGAGATACGCAACGACATGGGCCAGCCCGCCCAAATGAACCGCCTGTTGCAGGGCGACGTGGGTTCGGGTAAGACTATCGTGGCGATGATGAGCATGCTGCTGGCGCTCGATAATGGTTTTCAGGCGTGCCTTATGGCCCCCACAGAGATTCTCGCCAACCAGCATTTTATAGGACTCAATGAACTTGCCAAACCATTAGGGATCAATATAAAAATACTGACCGGCTCAACTAAAACTTCAGAAAGAAAAATTATACATGAGCAGCTGGAAAGCGGCGAGCTTCACATCATCATAGGCACACATGCATTGCTGGAAGATAAGGTGCAGTTTAAAAACCTTGGGCTCGCCGTGATCGATGAGCAGCACCGTTTTGGCGTAGAGCAGCGCAGCAAGCTATGGCGTAAGAACGACATCCCCCCGCATGTGTTGGTGATGACCGCCACCCCTATCCCGCGTACATTAGCTATGAGCCTGTATGGCGACCTGGACATATCGGTAATAGATGAGCTTCCTCCGGGACGAAAGCCGATACAAACTGTGCACCGTTTTGACAGCAACCGCCTTAAAGTATGGAAATTCCTGAAGGATGAGATTGCCAAAGGCCGCCAGATCTACATTGTGTATCCGCTGATACAGGAAAGTGAGAAGATGGACTATAAGGACCTGATGGACGGATACGAAAGCATTTCGCGCGATTTCCCGCTGCCGCAATACAGCGTGAGCATCGTGCATGGCAAAATGAAGCCTGCCGAAAAGGACAGCGAAATGGCCCGGTTTGCCGCCGGAAAAACAAATATAATGGTCGCTACTACTGTTATTGAGGTGGGTGTGAATGTGCCCAATGCCAGCGTAATGGTGATAGAGAGCGCCGAACGTTTCGGGCTGTCGCAGCTGCACCAGTTGCGCGGGCGTGTGGGACGTGGAGCAGAGCAAAGTTACTGCATCCTGATGACGGGGCACAAGCTGGGTAACGACACCAAAACCCGCCTGGAAACAATGACCCGCACCAACGACGGTTTTGAAATTGCAGAGGTCGACCTGAAGCTGCGCGGCCCCGGCGACATTATGGGTACACAGCAAAGCGGTGTGCTCAACCTCCAGATCGCCGACCTGGTAAAAGACCGTGATATCCTGATGCTGGCCCGCGAGCATGCCTTAAAACTCCTGAAAGACGATGCCTCTATGACTAAACCCGAGCATGCGGCACTGCGCCACGCTTTTATCGAAATGGGGAAAAAGAAAAATATCTGGAATTATATTAGTTAG
- a CDS encoding VF530 family DNA-binding protein, whose protein sequence is MEKPVSKDPLHGITLKKILEDLVGFYGFDTLGELIRIRCFNDNPSINSSLTFLRKTEWARKKVEELYIRTLPKMK, encoded by the coding sequence ATGGAAAAACCCGTTTCAAAAGATCCGCTGCATGGCATAACGCTCAAAAAGATCTTGGAAGACCTTGTAGGCTTTTACGGGTTCGATACCCTTGGCGAGCTTATCAGGATAAGGTGCTTCAACGACAACCCGAGTATCAACTCCAGCCTTACCTTTCTGCGTAAAACCGAATGGGCACGAAAAAAGGTCGAGGAACTTTATATTAGGACGCTGCCTAAAATGAAATAG
- a CDS encoding ATP-binding cassette domain-containing protein: MNEFQRQFEEVRDLLRFEDYGLVVKRIIDFTLDTESVAFYKKTNAFLDWLDAAPESPDKKQRFTALLDELYAFLSGKELPKREKILEAKQIVKQYSPSSFALGPVNLDLYAGDIVGLVGENGNGKTTLLRVLCGELYATSGKVDYAFPYEDRYDLRTKLVYIPQRTDTWRGPMRENLVFTASMYGYPPEENHLIVELIIARLGLRKFRQHSWKNLSSGYKMRFELARMLLRKPKVLLIDEPLANLDILAQQTVLEDFRSIAKSPFRPIGIILSSQQLYEVEKTSDQVIFLKQGVQKNLRGTENSDAPEEQQLVIEFESEWKQSRLNEILSANGLVSLQFNGGTYVATFTSDRTVHDFMKIVIANEMPLAYFRNISNSTRRFFVS; this comes from the coding sequence GCGACCTGTTGCGCTTTGAAGACTACGGTCTGGTTGTAAAGCGCATCATCGACTTTACGCTTGATACGGAGTCGGTCGCATTCTATAAAAAAACCAACGCCTTCCTGGACTGGCTGGATGCTGCTCCCGAAAGCCCTGATAAAAAACAACGGTTCACGGCATTGCTGGACGAGCTGTATGCTTTTTTATCCGGAAAAGAGCTGCCCAAAAGAGAAAAAATTCTTGAAGCCAAACAAATAGTAAAGCAATACTCCCCTTCATCTTTTGCTTTAGGGCCTGTAAACCTCGACCTGTATGCCGGCGATATCGTGGGTCTTGTAGGCGAGAACGGCAATGGCAAGACAACACTGCTGCGTGTTTTGTGTGGCGAACTGTATGCTACATCAGGCAAGGTAGACTATGCCTTCCCGTATGAAGATCGCTATGACCTTCGTACCAAGCTGGTGTACATACCCCAACGCACTGATACATGGCGGGGCCCTATGCGTGAAAATCTCGTATTTACAGCCTCGATGTACGGTTATCCGCCCGAAGAGAACCACCTTATTGTCGAGCTTATCATAGCACGGCTGGGGCTGCGAAAATTCAGGCAGCACAGTTGGAAGAACCTTTCGTCAGGCTACAAGATGCGCTTCGAACTGGCGCGGATGCTGTTGCGTAAGCCGAAAGTATTGCTGATAGACGAACCTTTGGCCAACCTCGACATCCTGGCACAGCAAACGGTATTAGAAGATTTCAGGTCGATAGCCAAATCGCCATTCAGGCCTATAGGCATCATACTGAGCTCACAGCAGCTGTATGAAGTAGAAAAAACATCGGATCAGGTGATCTTCCTGAAACAGGGTGTACAAAAAAACCTGCGCGGTACGGAAAATAGCGATGCGCCGGAAGAGCAGCAGCTTGTCATAGAATTTGAAAGCGAATGGAAACAAAGCAGGCTGAATGAGATATTGAGCGCTAACGGCCTAGTATCATTACAATTTAACGGCGGCACCTATGTAGCTACGTTTACCAGCGACAGAACAGTACATGACTTTATGAAAATTGTTATCGCTAATGAAATGCCACTTGCCTATTTCAGGAATATTTCCAACTCCACACGACGCTTTTTTGTATCCTAA